ATCACAGCCTTATGCATCACCTTATACGCCTCTTCTTTCGAATTCTTAATCATACACGAATATAATCCCCTGACAGCCTCATTCATAGCCATAGAGGTCTTGGAGCCCTTGACGGTGCCAGCAGTCAAATCTACCTCCGTCGGTGTCTCGTCAACCATCACGGCAACCATGTTATTAAGTAAATCCTGAGGCGATTGTATGCGTTTGATGTCGGCTACGATGCATAGCATGCTACGCCCCACGGGCTGCTCTGCTTTATAGCTCCACTTTCCATTGTTTACCCTTGTGCTGTCAACAGGCTGCCCCATGTTTATTTGGTTGAAAAGAAAGATAGTCTCAGCATCATTTGCTGCTATGCCCTTAATGTTGACTTTTGTTTGTGCCCAGCTCGTCATTGTGACAAGAGGAAGCAAAATAGTTGTAATAATTATCCTCATATATTTAAGTTGTTGTATATATATACGCTCAATATTGGGGAATATCTCGCATATGGATTTTAATTATTGCAAAAAGACAAAACTATGCAGCTCCCTCTGCCCGAAACCACATGACTATTAATCATCGCGTCTCATCATAGGTTATGGTCTGGAATAGTCAACTCTTAATAAAGTGGTTTTACCACTTCTACTCTCAATCCAAGTGCATTGATGATACGATAGAACACTCCAACACTGGGAACGATGACACCATTCTCAATCTTAGAGATATATGACTTTGTGGTGTTAGTACGACGTGCCAACTCCTCCTGAGTCACTTTTGCCTCCTTTCTTGCATCCTGGAGTATCTGACCAGAATAGAAAGAATAAGCAGCTTCTTCTGCCTGAATACGCTCAGGTGTACCCTCCTTGCCAAACTTGGCGTCAAGTACGAGATCGTAGTCAACGATT
The sequence above is a segment of the Prevotella sp. E9-3 genome. Coding sequences within it:
- a CDS encoding helix-turn-helix domain-containing protein, producing the protein MQTNNHKIVDYDLVLDAKFGKEGTPERIQAEEAAYSFYSGQILQDARKEAKVTQEELARRTNTTKSYISKIENGVIVPSVGVFYRIINALGLRVEVVKPLY